One region of gamma proteobacterium HIMB55 genomic DNA includes:
- a CDS encoding thrombospondin type 3 repeat-containing protein (PFAM: Thrombospondin type 3 repeat) has product MKKHWFLICCCALAIVSGALAAPVSTELESASSTSTQAAAPIAPEILFFILKGDGASEDETEQPTDTDGDGVADTSDQCANTPAGASVDANGCADSQLDDDSDTVSNDVDQCPATPTDETADATGCSPSQLDTDNDGITDDLDQCPNTSPGVAVDDQGCEDTSGSLKDDYIQNVNPLITDFQKGCTSSGCHGRGNAPGGLSLYGSNVAGSDQLNYDSLVSYIDRSSVTRLLGKLSGTLGHGGGVRYGTGTAGYQVIKTWAEAVDAR; this is encoded by the coding sequence ATGAAAAAACACTGGTTTCTGATCTGCTGCTGCGCACTGGCTATAGTAAGTGGCGCTCTGGCCGCACCTGTCTCTACTGAACTCGAGTCAGCGTCAAGCACATCGACGCAGGCAGCAGCGCCGATCGCTCCAGAGATTCTCTTTTTCATCCTGAAAGGCGATGGTGCCAGCGAGGATGAGACCGAGCAGCCGACAGATACAGATGGGGACGGAGTAGCCGACACTTCGGACCAATGTGCCAATACACCTGCCGGTGCTAGCGTAGACGCCAACGGCTGCGCGGATTCACAGTTGGATGATGACAGTGACACGGTCAGTAATGATGTCGATCAGTGCCCAGCGACCCCAACAGATGAGACGGCCGATGCGACGGGCTGCTCGCCTTCGCAGCTCGACACCGATAACGATGGCATCACCGATGACCTTGATCAATGTCCAAATACGTCTCCCGGTGTGGCTGTTGATGATCAGGGCTGTGAGGACACCAGTGGGTCACTAAAAGACGATTACATTCAAAACGTGAATCCGCTGATTACCGACTTTCAGAAAGGCTGCACCAGCTCGGGCTGTCACGGTAGGGGCAACGCACCGGGTGGATTGAGCCTCTACGGCAGCAATGTCGCGGGCAGTGACCAGCTAAATTACGATTCTCTGGTGTCGTATATCGATCGAAGTAGCGTTACGCGCTTACTTGGCAAACTGTCGGGCACACTTGGCCACGGTGGCGGCGTGCGTTACGGCACCGGGACCGCAGGCTATCAAGTCATCAAGACGTGGGCAGAGGCGGTTGATGCACGGTAG
- a CDS encoding membrane-associated lipoprotein involved in thiamine biosynthesis (PFAM: ApbE family), with amino-acid sequence MGGPASITIRHDRSDRQAAEVACNNVRGELDKLEAKYSRYNAKSLVSQINLNAGSGTPVEIDQETRGLLEFCQQLHVQSDGLFDPTAGALNKIWNLQEGRIDSPQRLPETLDAVGWQYVQLCETGVYLSHANTRLDLGGIVKEFAVDMSVQTLRAAGFPNHIVELAGDVYASGTSNNEQPWRIGISDPNDPKTAIKTLELKDAALASSGSYQRFFTHEDKTYSHFLNPKTGRPVEGAISVSVVAENTLIAGAIATAACLHGADGAETWLTKSGLPWLLIDESGHLHGPLAN; translated from the coding sequence ATGGGTGGCCCCGCCTCAATCACGATCCGACATGACCGATCAGACCGGCAGGCAGCAGAAGTCGCGTGTAATAACGTGCGCGGTGAACTCGATAAGCTAGAGGCTAAGTACAGTCGCTATAACGCCAAAAGCCTCGTGAGTCAGATCAATCTAAACGCAGGATCCGGCACTCCCGTTGAGATCGACCAAGAGACGCGAGGGCTTCTGGAGTTTTGCCAGCAACTCCATGTGCAAAGCGATGGTTTATTTGACCCTACCGCAGGCGCGCTCAATAAGATCTGGAATTTGCAGGAGGGTCGAATTGATTCGCCCCAGCGACTTCCGGAAACTCTCGACGCGGTAGGTTGGCAATATGTGCAACTCTGCGAGACAGGCGTCTATCTCTCCCACGCAAATACGAGGCTTGACCTTGGCGGCATCGTCAAAGAATTTGCAGTTGATATGAGCGTTCAGACGCTGCGAGCGGCTGGATTTCCAAACCACATCGTGGAACTAGCCGGTGATGTATACGCCAGTGGCACCAGTAACAACGAACAGCCCTGGCGAATTGGCATCTCGGACCCAAATGATCCCAAGACCGCGATTAAAACGCTCGAACTAAAGGATGCAGCGCTCGCATCGAGTGGTTCTTATCAGCGATTCTTCACTCATGAAGACAAAACATACAGCCATTTCCTGAACCCTAAAACCGGCAGACCGGTTGAAGGCGCAATTAGTGTAAGTGTCGTGGCCGAAAACACATTGATTGCCGGCGCGATCGCCACCGCTGCATGTCTTCATGGTGCAGACGGCGCAGAGACGTGGCTGACGAAGTCGGGACTGCCGTGGTTGCTTATCGATGAATCAGGCCACTTACATGGGCCGCTTGCTAACTAA
- a CDS encoding Protein of unknown function (DUF3570) (PFAM: Protein of unknown function (DUF3570)), whose amino-acid sequence MAATDPSRGKTESANPPATGKNVQHKINTRSPLIQALGTALAAIPAYQSAHADAPPAFSEMGIRYTHYDEDKLADSTFIFGSRDRYDIDVTQFWFEAPVGGSWSVALDVQNDVMSGASPWFIGTNIDGNPGVITSGASISDQRVEVGVTTRYFWADGNAGFNVAQSKEDDYEATSWAFDASWNSDDNARTWTTSLSSSNDTVEPEQGNIPVSVERDSLDTQSLYFGMSQILSSTALMRVGLSYTVSEGYLSDPYKLFDQRPGRHERYAFSTGYRRHFIEAQGSLHLDYRYYDDSWGTNSHTAEIAWHQEIRKHSLKPYIRYYSQEQADFFAPRAQLDQRYYADDFRLSSYGAFTLGLRGVVTVGDWQFEGQVERYLSDHDWGLSGGGESPALVDFWRMTVGVSWRFD is encoded by the coding sequence GTGGCTGCAACTGATCCGTCTCGCGGTAAAACTGAGAGCGCTAACCCACCTGCGACCGGGAAGAACGTGCAGCACAAAATCAACACGCGCAGCCCGCTCATCCAAGCGCTCGGTACCGCGTTGGCGGCAATCCCTGCCTACCAATCAGCCCATGCTGATGCGCCCCCAGCGTTTTCGGAGATGGGTATTCGCTATACCCACTACGACGAAGACAAGCTAGCCGACTCCACTTTCATTTTTGGCAGCAGGGATCGCTACGATATCGACGTGACGCAGTTCTGGTTCGAAGCGCCGGTCGGGGGTTCCTGGTCGGTTGCACTCGACGTGCAAAATGACGTCATGAGTGGTGCCTCCCCGTGGTTCATCGGTACGAATATCGACGGAAATCCGGGCGTCATCACCAGCGGCGCTAGTATTTCAGATCAACGCGTAGAGGTGGGTGTCACAACCCGTTATTTCTGGGCCGATGGGAACGCCGGCTTTAACGTGGCGCAGTCCAAAGAAGACGATTACGAAGCCACGTCTTGGGCCTTCGACGCTTCGTGGAATAGCGACGACAACGCTCGGACCTGGACGACCTCACTTAGCAGCTCTAACGACACTGTCGAGCCCGAACAAGGCAACATCCCCGTGTCGGTTGAGCGAGATTCTCTTGATACGCAATCGCTCTACTTTGGCATGAGCCAAATTCTTTCAAGCACGGCTCTCATGCGGGTGGGACTGAGCTATACGGTTAGCGAAGGGTATTTATCGGATCCCTACAAACTATTCGATCAGCGGCCTGGCCGACACGAGCGCTACGCCTTTAGCACCGGTTACCGTCGACATTTCATCGAAGCTCAAGGGTCACTGCATCTCGACTATCGTTACTACGACGACAGCTGGGGCACCAACTCACACACCGCTGAAATTGCCTGGCACCAAGAGATACGCAAACACAGTCTCAAGCCTTACATTCGGTATTACAGCCAAGAGCAAGCGGATTTCTTTGCGCCGAGAGCACAGCTTGACCAACGCTACTACGCGGATGACTTCAGGCTCTCATCTTACGGGGCGTTCACCCTAGGTCTGAGAGGCGTCGTGACAGTTGGCGACTGGCAGTTTGAAGGTCAAGTCGAGCGCTACCTAAGCGACCACGACTGGGGCTTATCAGGTGGCGGCGAATCCCCTGCCCTTGTCGACTTCTGGCGAATGACCGTTGGAGTCTCTTGGCGCTTTGACTGA